The DNA segment ATTTGTTCATTTACCCCTGGACTCTTCTTTAGCTATTTTGGCCAGTTCGGCAAATGCCTTTTTACCATTAACGGCTAACTCGGCCAGCATCTTTCTGTCCAGAGCTATCTTTGCTTTCTTGAGACCGTCAATGAAATTACTGTAAGAAATGCCGTTTTGATTGGCCTGGGCATTTATCCTGATTATCCAAAGTCTCCTGAAATCTCTCTTCTTTACTTTTCTGTCTCTATATGAATAGGCCAGCGCTTTTTGAACTGTTTCCCGGGCAGTTCGATAAAGCCTGGACCTTCCACCCCTGTACCCCTCAGCAAGCTTTAAAAACCCTTTTCTTCTCCTCCGGGAGGCAGGTGACTTTTTTACTCGCGACATATCTTCCTCCTTAGCTATATTGTTATATTGCTATATCAATATAACAGTATAACAGTATAACAATTTAATTTATTTATAGAGTATCAATCTTTTAATCCTGTTTTGATTGCTTTTATCTATTAACCCCGGAGAGCGCAATGCCCGTTTTCTCTTGCCGGATTTCTTGGTCAATATATGCCCCCGAAACGCTTTACTCCTTTTTACCTTGCCTGTTTTGGTAACCTTAAACCTCTTAGCTGCACCCCGCTTTGTTTTTATCTTCGGCATGTTATCTCCCTGTTGCTATTTTAGTTCGGGACAATAATAGTTATTAAAATCTTTCTTTCCCGATAAGGACCTCTTTCTACACGGCCGGTTGCCTCCAGGTCTTTAATCAAACGTTTAATAATCCGATTCCCCAGCTCAAAATGGGCTATTTGCCTGCCGCGAAATATCATTGTAATCTTAAGCTTGTTATGGTGTTCTAAAAACTTTTGGGCACTGCGAAGCTTCACCTGGTAATCATGCTCTTCGATAGTAGGGCGAAACTTTATCTCTTTAAGGCCTGCTGACTTTTGTTTCTTCCTGGCTTCCCGCTCTCTCTTCCTCTGGCTGTATTTGAATTTGCCATAATTCATAATCCGGCAAACAGGAGGAGCAGCCTCCGGCGCTACCTCAACTAAATCCATATCTTTTTGTTCAGCCAACTTTAACGCCTCGGGAGTCTTCAAAATGCCCAGTTGTTCTCCTTCAGCTCCGATAACTCTTAGTTCTCTAGCCCGAATTCGGGCATTAATCCTTGTTTCTTTAGCGATGTTTATCACCTCCTTTTCATTTTTTATTTACAATCTTTTCGTTTACCTTCTTGATAAAATCACTCAGTTTCCGGCTGTCCTGATCCCTACTGCTTCTTTCTCTGACTGAAATATCCTTATTTTCAATTTCCCTGTCGCCGATTACTGCCATATAAGGTATCTTTTGAGCAACGGCCTCCCTGATCTTATAGCCTATCTTTTCATTACGCAGATCCAGGCTGGTTCTGACGCCTCCGCTTTCCATCTCTGATGCCGCCTTTTTTGCATACTCGATATGACGATCGGCAATAGACATAACCCTTACCTGTTCAGGAGATAACCAGACAGGAAACGCGCCGGCATAATGCTCGATCAGGATACCGATAAATCTCTCTACTGAGCCAAAGGCTGCCCGATGGATCATCACCGGCCGGTGGGATCGGCCATCCTCTCCGATATATTCAAGATCGAATTTCTCAGGCATAGAAAAATCAACCTGGATAGTACCGCACTGCCAGGTCCGATCTAAACAGTCCTTGATATGAAAATCTATCTTGGGCCCATAAAAAGCGCCTTCGCCTTCGTTGACTTTGTAATCTACCTTGAGACTGGCCAGGGCATCTTTCAGGGCATTAGTCGCCTCTTCCCAGATCTGATCAGAGCCCATAGAATCCCGGGGCCGGGTCGAAAGCTCAATATTGCAATCTTTAAATCCCACTGCCTGGTATAAGTAAAGTATCAGTTCGCTTACCCTGATAATTTCAGCGGTTACCTGAGAAGGCATGCAGAATATATGGGCATCATCAATCATAAATGCTTTAACCCTGAATAGGCCGTGCAGGACGCCGGAAAGCTCATGCCGGTGGACCAGGCCTAATTCAGCCATTTTTATCGGTAGTTCCCGGTAAGAATGCAGATTTTCTTTATAAAACAACAGTCCTCCCGGACAATTCATCGGCCGGAGGGCAAAATTTTCCTTCCCAATAGCAGTAAAGTACATATGTTCGCGATAGTGGTCAAAATGCCCGCTTTGTTTCCAAAGCTCCTCCTTTAAAACCAAGGGAGTCTTGATCTCGACATATCCCCTCTTTTTATGCTCCTGTCTCCAGAAGTCCAGCAATACCTGATAAAGGATCACTCCTTTAGGGTGGTAAAAAGGGAAACCCGGGGCTTCGTTATGAAAACTGAATAATCCTAACTCTCTGCCAAGTTTACGGTGATCTCTCAGTTTGGCCTGCTCCAAGGTTGTCAGATATTTGTTCAATTCCTCATCTGTCTGAAAAGCCGTGCCATAAATACGCTGGAGCATGGGGTTGGATTCACTGCCCCTCCAATATGCCCCGGCTATGCTTAACAGTTTAAATGCCTTGACCTGGCCGGTAGAATCCAAATGCGGACCACGGCAAAGGTCTGTAAATTTTCCCTGTTGATAAATCGAAACTTGATCAGATTTTATTTCGTCGATCAATTCCAGCTTATAGGTTTCGTTCAATTTTTTAAATAGGCTAATCGCCTTTTTCTTGGGAATCTGCTGATAGGTAAATGACAGGTTGCGGCTGATGATCTCCTTCATCCTATTTTCTATCCTGGCCAGGTCCTCAAGGCCAAAGGCCAGCCCTCGGTCAAAATCATAATAAAAACCGCCTTTGATAGCCGGGCCAATGGCCAATTTTGTTTCCGGATAAAGCTCCTTAACCGCCTGGGCCAAAATATGAGCAGCGCTATGCCTTAAAATATCTAAGTTCAATTCATACTTCCTTTAAGCCAT comes from the Candidatus Omnitrophota bacterium genome and includes:
- the rplT gene encoding 50S ribosomal protein L20, producing MSRVKKSPASRRRRKGFLKLAEGYRGGRSRLYRTARETVQKALAYSYRDRKVKKRDFRRLWIIRINAQANQNGISYSNFIDGLKKAKIALDRKMLAELAVNGKKAFAELAKIAKEESRGK
- the rpmI gene encoding 50S ribosomal protein L35, with translation MPKIKTKRGAAKRFKVTKTGKVKRSKAFRGHILTKKSGKRKRALRSPGLIDKSNQNRIKRLILYK
- the infC gene encoding translation initiation factor IF-3, giving the protein MINIAKETRINARIRARELRVIGAEGEQLGILKTPEALKLAEQKDMDLVEVAPEAAPPVCRIMNYGKFKYSQRKREREARKKQKSAGLKEIKFRPTIEEHDYQVKLRSAQKFLEHHNKLKITMIFRGRQIAHFELGNRIIKRLIKDLEATGRVERGPYRERKILITIIVPN